Proteins from a single region of Urocitellus parryii isolate mUroPar1 chromosome 4, mUroPar1.hap1, whole genome shotgun sequence:
- the LOC113191384 gene encoding olfactory receptor 51J1 produces MKNSNSSLGFLPTTFILVGIPGLEAEHFWISIPFCLMYIIIFLGNGTILHVIRTDASLHQPMYLFLAMLALAEVGVSVSTLPTVLGIFLFGTTEISFEACLFQMFSIHSFSIMESAVLLAMSVDRFVAIYSPLRYTTILTLSRIFGTGVIIGLKSIVLMAPLPMLLRRLPFCGHNALSHSFCLHPNLIHLPCGDISINNIYGLFIVTSTFGLDSLLIVISYGLILHTVLGIATGEGRKKALSTCGSHVCAVLAYYIPMIGLSMVHRFGKHVSPLLQTMMANAYLFFPPVVNPIVYSIKTKEIHRGIIRMLAKKRFRV; encoded by the coding sequence ATGAAGAATTCCAATAGCTCTTTGGGGTTCTTGCCTACAACATTCATTTTGGTTGGCATCCCAGGACTGGAGGCAGAGCACTTCTGGATATCCATTCCTTTCTGCCTGATGTACATCATCATCTTCCTTGGAAATGGCACCATTCTTCATGTCATCAGAACAGATGCTTCCCTACATCAGCCTATGTATCTCTTTCTTGCCATGTTAGCACTAGCTGAGGTTGGTGTCTCTGTATCCACCCTGCCTACAGTGCTAGGCATATTCCTTTTTGGCACCACTGAGATTAGTTTTGAAGCATGCCTTTTCCAGATGTTCTCCATCCATTCTTTCTCCATTATGGAGTCAGCTGTGCTGCTGGCCATGTCTGTGGACCGCTTCGTGGCCATCTATAGCCCATTGCGCTATACCACTATTCTGACACTGTCCCGTATCTTTGGCACAGGAGTTATTATTGGACTGAAGAGCATTGTGCTCATGGCTCCATTGCCCATGCTTTTACGGAGGCTGCCTTTCTGTGGCCATAATGCTCTCTCTCATTCCTTTTGCCTCCACCCTAACCTTATTCATCTACCTTGTGGGGACATTTCCATCAACAATATCTATGGACTTTTCATTGTTACCTCCACTTTTGGGCTGGATTCATTGCTCATAGTAATCTCATATGGGCTCATACTCCACACTGTATTGGGTATTGCCACTGGAGAAGGGCGGAAGAAGGCACTCAGCACATGCGGTTCACATGTTTGTGCTGTATTAGCTTATTATATACCTATGATTGGCTTGTCTATGGTGCATCGATTTGGAAAGCATGTATCGCCTCTGCTGCAAACCATGATGGCCAATGCCTACCTTTTCTTCCCACCTGTTGTCAACCCCATTGTCTATAGTATTAAAACCAAGGAGATTCATCGTGGCATTATCAGAATGCTAGCAAAGAAGAGATTCAGAGTTTAA